The Anopheles coluzzii chromosome 2, AcolN3, whole genome shotgun sequence genome window below encodes:
- the LOC120952468 gene encoding 23 kDa integral membrane protein → MKSKVMDNLRERMNSCGTTTIKYLLFVFNLIFAISGLILLVAGIVVLVDVNDYQHFVQDRLMAPPVVLIVVGSLVFLVASLGCYGAIKESPKLLNAFAVFLLIVFLIEIAVAIAAIAFKADLQDALRKQLDKSIARHNNADMAAWNSVHRNMMCCGIQGPKDWYDNLNRTMPASCCKPDLIEPETNDCKNAPPLFMDRYYQDGCLMKLEDHFHKNAVVLIAVGFAIAIFQLLGVFFACWLSSSIKRSHA, encoded by the exons ATGAAGTCCAAAGTAATGGATAACTTACGAGAACGAATGAATTCCTGTGGGACAACTACCATAAAATATTTGCTGTTTGTGTTCAACCTTATCTTTGCG ATTTCAGGTCTGATCCTTCTGGTCGCGGGCATCGTTGTGTTGGTAGATGTCAACGACTATCAGCATTTTGTGCAGGACCGTTTGATGGCCCCGCCAGTGGTACTAATTGTCGTTGGATCGTTAGTGTTTCTGGTAGCGTCGCTCGGGTGCTACGGAGCGATTAAGGAGTCGCCGAAGCTGCTGAACGCGTTCGCTGTCTTCTTGCTCATAGTCTTTCTGATTGAGATCGCTGTCGCTATAGCGGCGATTGCCTTCAAGGCAGACCTACAGGACGCACTGAGAAAGCAGCTAGACAAGTCGATCGCTCGGCACAACAATGCTGACATGGCGGCATGGAACAGCGTACACCGGAATATGATGTGCTGCGGAATTCAGGGACCGAAGGATTGGTACGACAACTTGAACCGAACGATGCCTGCCTCGTGCTGCAAGCCAGATCTGATCGAACCCGAAACAAATGATTGTAAAAATGCACCACCGCTGTTTATGGATCGTTATTATCAG GACGGATGTTTGATGAAGCTAGAGGACCATTTCCACAAAAATGCAGTAGTTCTGATTGCTGTTGGATTTGCAATAGCCATATTTCAATTACTGGGAGTATTCTTTGCATGCTGGCTGTCATCTTCCATCAAAAGAAGTCATGCATAA
- the LOC120949930 gene encoding uncharacterized protein LOC120949930, whose translation MKVLIALSTVLCVVLAKDQPRKAIVYLQGTSGVSGNVTISQPSCTEPVFIDINVVGLTPGKHGFHIHEKGDLTDGCASTGGHYNPDKVSHGAPNDQVRHVGDLGNIAADENGIAKTSYSDTVVSLYGARSVIGRAIVIHAEVDDLGKTNHPDSLKTGNAGGRVACGVIGILEPFDEPDSECSSGQQGLLPAAVTVVFSLLLTRSWVL comes from the exons ATGAAGGTGCTAATTGCTCTATCGACCGTGCTGTGCGTCGTGCTGGCGAAG GACCAGCCACGGAAGGCGATCGTTTACCTGCAGGGTACGTCCGGCGTGAGCGGTAACGTTACCATCTCGCAACCGTCATGCACCGAGCCGGTGTTCATCGACATCAACGTCGTGGGGCTGACCCCGGGCAAGCACGGGTTCCACATTCACGAGAAGGGTGACCTGACGGACGGTTGTGCCAGCACCGGCGGTCACTACAATCCCGACAAG GTCAGCCACGGGGCCCCGAACGATCAGGTGCGTCACGTCGGCGATCTCGGTAACATTGCCGCGGACGAGAACGGCATCGCGAAAACGTCCTACTCGGACACGGTCGTGTCGCTGTACGGAGCGCGCAGCGTGATCGGCCGGGCGATCGTCATCCACGCGGAGGTGGACGATCTCGGCAAGACGAACCATCCGGACTCGCTGAAGACTGGAAATGCCGGTGGACGCGTTGCCTGCGGCGTGATTGGTATTCT CGAGCCCTTCGATGAGCCGGACAGTGAGTGTAGCAGTGGTCAGCAGGGTCTCTTGCCAGCCGCAGTCACCGTCGTGTTTTCACTTTTACTGACCCGCTCGTGGGTGCTGTAG
- the LOC120950987 gene encoding uncharacterized protein LOC120950987, whose translation MESGTIVVSHSPAAIPRAFLNERSSSMTILPTQGKLQQHPPRMSQLETLEAKMANIEVSLCAGTPRRRKGTSLGGSLSARSSPRPETAPSRELRTALQDREAVIQSLRLQLGLGKLPRPTGPPLDDTERPVAEQRLAKLKSDAETKRHVIKNLKSALEKLDVTDNIDVRIRQAELEYALGREELQLLSLVEEARALQGRLDKPKQEPNTLYGLLQSGASLSLLAVRASTGRWNASTRNEQPGFWVDWVLEGESLQRGDRIIEINGKPIGGRNREEMVRAIGSHSKSEIVVARPRKPSAAGVNQLSHQSLQQSQADNIRLQHRISYLEDQVRELLATKDQSGVIRSGVAVNGSGGAHITSISITSPPSTPPEGKTPQPPHIYNYIDEKGSSPRNGSPGHVTTTTIIKECDRINGELTNGASDVMKYNLRNSLSSSKISINGGDSLTAQYYNRKERDRREREARRQDRERYLQQFGAKLQRSTTDLESDCDRTRSLQHSHSRSHARSVEHLNGERKRLVAATTHETATTGRRGDNRTVKSLDFESDTNDQYASEPSGPIGKHGGGVRPAPPKKPLRLSLQRAQSLQTVDGLMLEAAIAASNGHDRKRGMKRSHKSGTKVVDPSTTMTSQYIENSAPMQTASLGRQKYM comes from the exons ACTATTCTTCCGACGCAAGGCAAATTACAACAACATCCACCGAGAATGTCACAGCTGGAAACACTTGAAGCAAAG ATGGCCAATATTGAAGTGTCGCTGTGCGCAGGGACGCCCAGGCGAAGAAAAGGAACATCCCTTGGAGGATCCTTGTCTGCCCGCTCTTCGCCACGACCCGAAACGGCACCGTCCCGTGAGCTCCGAACCGCTTTGCAGGACCGAGAAGCAGTGATACAGAG TTTACGACTCCAGCTTGGCCTGGGGAAGCTGCCTCGACCAACAGGACCACCGCTGGACGACACGGAACGGCCAGTGGCCGAGCAACGCCTAGCGAAACTGAAATCGGACGCCGAAACAAAGCGACATGTGATTAAGAATCTAAAATCCGCCCTCGAAAAGTTGGATGTAACAGA CAATATCGACGTACGAATACGGCAGGCCGAGCTGGAGTATGCTCTAGGGCGCGAGGAACTGCAGCTACTATCGCTGGTCGAGGAAGCGCGAGCCCTACAGGGACGGCTAGACAAACCAAAGCAAGAACCAAACACGCTGTACGGGCTGTTGCAATCGGGCGCTAGCTTGAGTTTGCTTGCCGTCCGCGCGTCTACCGGACGCTGGAACGCAAGCACCAGAAATGAGCAGCCCGGCTTTTGGGTCGACTGGGTGCTGGAGGGCGAAAGTCTGCAGCGTGGTGATCGCATAATTGAAATCAACGGCAAACCGATCGGTGGCCGCAATCGGGAAGAAATGGTTCGTGCCATCGGGTCCCACTCGAAGTCGGAAATAGTGGTCGCACGTCCGAGAAAGCCATCCGCAGCGGGTGTGAATCAGCTGTCCCATCAGTCGCTGCAGCAATCGCAGGCCGACAATATTCGACTGCAGCACCGCATCTCGTACCTCGAGGATCAGGTGAGGGAGCTGCTCGCTACCAAAGACCAAAGTGGCGTGATCCGCAGCGGTGTGGCAGTGAACGGCAGTGGTGGGGCGCACATCACGTCCATCAGCATTACGTCACCACCGTCGACGCCACCGGAGGGGAAAACACCACAACCGCCGCATATTTACAACTACATCGACGAAAAAGGATCTTCGCCGCGCAACGGCAGCCCGGGACACGTTACAACGACCACCATCATCAAGGAGTGCGATCGTATCAATGGCGAACTGACAAACGGTGCCTCGGATGTGATGAAATATAATCTGCGAAATTCGCTATCCTCCTCGAAGATCAGCATCAATGGGGGCGATTCGCTGACCGCCCAGTACTACAATCGCAAGGAAAGGGATAGGCGCGAGCGCGAGGCACGACGGCAGGATCGCGAACGCTATCTGCAGCAGTTCGGGGCGAAACTGCAGCGCAGCACGACTGATCTGGAGAGCGATTGTGATCGAACTCGATCGCTACAGCACAGTCACAGCCGTAGCCACGCGCGAAGCGTAGAGCATTTGAACGGTGAGCGGAAACGTTTGGTGGCGGCGACCACCCACGAAACGGCCACTACCGGTCGCCGCGGTGACAATCGCACAGTAAAAAGTCTGGACTTTGAGTCGGACACCAATGACCAGTACGCGTCGGAACCGTCGGGACCGATCGGGAAACATGGCGGTGGTGTCCGGCCAGCACCACCAAAGAAGCCGCTCCGCTTGTCGCTGCAGCGTGCCCAAAGTCTGCAGACGGTGGATGGATTGATGCTGGAAGCGGCAATAGCGGCTAGCAATGGGCACGATAGGAAGCGGGGCATGAAACGATCTCACAAGAGTGGCACCAAAGTGGTCGATCCGAGCACGACGATGACTTCCCAATACATTGAGAACAGTGCTCCGATGCAGACGGCTTCGCTGGGGCGTCAGAAGTATATGTAG